From the genome of Motacilla alba alba isolate MOTALB_02 chromosome 13, Motacilla_alba_V1.0_pri, whole genome shotgun sequence, one region includes:
- the LOC119706672 gene encoding atherin-like, which produces MLFPPTDFNTSNFHMSTKKVKQENLQLARAALAAARSLPPGAQRRARSSILKSRNKTVFQGVGKEVKKESIPCTCPLGQKPHQGENEEGRGRVARSTKPPPERGSAGRESPARGAGLGDAFGGSAEVRGGRRAGLPVRAALAPALPRLRHPGTGLTSGGDGEISQENPGAAAGARTAPAGPGTPQRPVSSPRASPARPTRVPSTSRSRPAPRVHPSPRPSPRVHPAPGPPHACIPLPACPTRVPPVPPARPRVPARPTRASRSLPGRPAPPVPRPEPSCPAPAEPSCPQPRSPPRGLRGAAGAAGGAERCGAARQSRAGPCGAPLPAASPPAPRSALRSPRSP; this is translated from the exons ATGCTTTTCCCACCTACAGACTTTAACACCAGCAATTTCCACATGA gTACCAAAAAGGTGAAGCAAGAAAATCTGCAGCTAG CccgggcagccctggctgctgcccgcAGCCTTCCCCCGGGTGCTCAGCGCCGTGCTCGCAGTTCCATACTGAAGTCCCGAAACAAGACAGTATTTCAGGGGGTgggaaaagaagtaaaaaaagagTCCATTCCTTGTACCTGTCCCCTCGGACAAAAGCCCCATCAGGGAGAAAATGAAGAGGGCAGGGGCCGTGTAGCCAGGAGCACGAAGCCGCCCCCCGAGAGAGGCTCGGCCGGGCGGGAGTCGCCGGCTCGGGGGGCCGGGCTCGGGGATGCCTTCGGCGGCAGCGCGGAGGTGCGGGGCGGCCGGCGCGCCGGTCTCCCGGTGCGGGCGGCGCTGGCCCCGGCCCTCCCCCGTCTGCGGCACCCTGGGACGGGGCTGACGTCAGGAGGAGACGGGGAAATCTCCCAAGAAAACCCTGGAGCGGCGGCCGGGGCGCGCACAgcgcccgccgggcccggcaCCCCGCAGCGCCCGGTGAGTTCCCCACGCGCGTCCCCGGCCCGCCCCACGCGTGTCCCGAGTACatcccgctcccggcccgcccCACGCGTGCATCCCTCTCCCCGGCCCTCCCCACGCGTGCatcccgctcccggcccgcccCACGCGTGCATCCCGCTCCCGGCCTGCCCCACGCGTGTCCCGCCCgtcccgcccgcccggccgcgTGTCCCGGCCCGCCCCACGCGTGCATCCCGCTCCCTCCcgggccgccccgcgccgccagTGCCGCGCCCGGAGCCGTCCTGCCCGGCTCCCGCGGAGCCgtcctgcccccagccccgctcgcCTCCTCGGGGTctccgcggggccgcgggcgcgGCCGGGGGTGCGGAGCGCTGCGGGGCTGCGAGACAAAGCCGAGCCGGGCCGTGCGGAGCGCCCCTGCCCGCGGCCTCGCCTCCCGCCCCGCGCTCCGCGCTCCGCTCTCCGCGCAGTCCTTGA